Proteins encoded by one window of Vidua chalybeata isolate OUT-0048 chromosome 10, bVidCha1 merged haplotype, whole genome shotgun sequence:
- the FETUB gene encoding fetuin-B, which translates to MVWLAWVLFGMQVLCSCTAAPPAQGAGAALLCPRCDDAAVEEAADLALRQINADREEGYVLSLYRIVSALEQPQEITGSVFYLILDVVDTECHVLSKKLWKNCNTRPAHSTVYGQCKAIIYINQARNIAHLNTYECTLQPVPGKYIWSVCPDCPVDDSPTKPEYLEAAVRSLAKFNGESEQTHYFSVLNVTRASMQWVIGPAHFVEFLIQETSCSKDDVVADISVCEPLPPEVAKIGFCKGSVVNSRAERFVTISCEIFSQQDPATEEENQEANQTPGKSMQDQQASPSDANPFSPHLEKTVGWVKILPPSNEDITFHSLRESQNEHKDRKPVLPKAVGSAHRCDGEKSQVNKPDLTKPVTGPILLPFPEEPSLSDSCPGEAKQTEGILHPLITRKPTTV; encoded by the exons atggtttggcttgcTTGGGTGCTCTTTGGCATGCAGGTGCTttgctcctgcactgctgcccctcctgcccaaggagcaggggctgccctgctctgcccccgCTGCGATGATGCCGCAGTGGAGGAGGCTGCAGACCTGGCCCTCCGCCAGATCAATGCTGACCGAGAAGAGGGCTACGTACTCAGCCTCTACAGAATTGTCAGTGCCCTAGAACAGCCGCAG gAGATCACTGGTTCTGTCTTCTATCTCATCTTGGATGTCGTAGATACTGAGTGCCATGTACTCAGCAAAAAGTTGTGGAAGAACTGTAACACCAGACCTGCTCATTCAACT GTTTACGGTCAATGCAAAGCAATTATCTATATTAATCAGGCAAGAAATATTGCTCATCTGAATACTTATGAGTGCACTTTACAACCAG TTCCAGGCAAATATATTTGGTCAGTGTGTCCCGACTGCCCAGTTGATGATTCTCCAACTAAGCCTGAATACTTGGAGGCTGCTGTCCGAAGCCTTGCCAAGTTCAATGGAGAGAGTGAACAAACTCATTACTTCTCAGTCCTCAATGTCACAAGAGCTTCAATGCAG TGGGTCATTGGTCCTGCACATTTTGTGGAGTTTTTAATTCAGGAGACATCTTGCTCCAAAGATGATGTGGTTGCTGACATCTCAGTGTGTGAGCCACTTCCACCAGAAGTAGCT AAAATCGGTTTCTGCAAAGGCTCCGTAGTAAACAGTCGTGCGGAACGGTTTGTCACAATATCCTGTGAAATCTTCAGTCAGCAG GATCCTGCCACTGAAGAGGAAAACCAGGAAGCTAATCAGACACCTGGAAAATCCATGCAGGATCAACAGGCTTCCCCTTCAGATGCCAATCCTTTTTCCCCACACCTGGAAAAAACAGTGGGCTGGGTTAAAATTCTACCCCCTTCAAATGAGGACATCACTTTCCATAGCCTAAGAGAAAGTCAAAATGAACATAAAGACAGAAAGCCAGTTCTTCCTAAGGCTGTAGGATCTGCCCACAGGTGTGATGGAGAAAAGTCTCAAGTAAACAAGCCAGATTTAACCAAACCAGTCACTGGACCcattcttctcccttttcctgaaGAACCTTCTCTATCAGATTCATGTCCAGGAGAAGCAAAGCAGACAGAAGGCATCCTCCATCCTCTGATAACTAGAAAGCCTACCACAGTCTAG
- the AHSG gene encoding alpha-2-HS-glycoprotein — MKALVALILLVQLPIHKAVPAAPPAPLGCDDPESEAAAEVAVNYINGHSHHGYKFALNRIEDIRVVPQGPNNDIIFLELDLLETKCPILSPTPLENCTVRSFAEHAVEGDCDVKLQKVDGTLSVLASKCHSHADSSEDILKVCPDCPLLASLNNTEVLETVSAALNDYNSKTTDSYLRLLEIGRAKIQYHPGHVVVTEFAVGATNCSAEEAKANVGACQLLPEDQSNFGFCTAVMVKRPSQDLQVDCQLYGHQPGVTYAHPGEDTSAGLAPSAVGVTNHNLGLFHNNPVASESSSSEILRSVLSAKSVTKRAVAEAAQHDKVPRPVGFVPPPPPCPGKIRHFDI; from the exons ATGAAGGCACTCGTAGCTTTAATACTGCTTGTTCAGCTTCCAATTCACAAAGCTGTACCAgcagctccccctgctcccttGGGCTGTGATGACCCAGaatctgaagcagcagctgaagttgCTGTGAATTACATTAATGGCCACAGTCATCATGGATACAAGTTTGCCTTAAACAGAATCGAGGATATCCGCGTGGTACCCCAG gggCCAAATAATGACATCATATTTCTTGAACTTGACTTACTGGAGACCAAGTGCCCTATTCTCAGCCCTACACCTCTTGAAAATTGCACAGTGAGGAGCTTTGCAGAACAT GCAGTTGAGGGTGACTGTGATGTTAAACTGCAGAAGGTGGATGGGACATTATCTGTACTCGCTAGCAAATGCCACTCACATGCAG ACTCCAGTGAAGACATTCTCAAAGTCTGCCCTGACTGTCCACTGCTGGCAAGTCTGAACAACACAGAGGTGTTAGAGACTGTGTCAGCTGCACTCAATGACTACAACAGCAAAACTACTGATTCTTACCTCAGACTCCTCGAGATCGGAAGAGCCAAAATACAG TATCACCCAGGGCACGTTGTTGTTACTGAGTTTGCTGTGGGTGCCACGAACTGCTCTGCAGAAGAAGCTAAAGCCAACGTGGGGGCTTGTCAGCTACTGCCTGAGGATCAGTCT AATTTTGGTTTCTGCACAGCAGTGATGGTAAAACGTCCCTCACAAGACCTTCAGGTGGACTGCCAGTTGTATGGACATCAG cctgGAGTTACCTACGCTCATCCAGGTGAAGACACATCAGCAGGACTGGCACCCAGTGCTGTAGGTGTCACAAACCATAATCTTGGGCTTTTCCACAATAACCCCGTTGCATCTGAATCCAGCTCTTCAGAAATTTTGCGTTCCGTGCTCTCAGCAAAATCAGTAACAAAGAGAGCAGTTGCAGAGGCTGCTCAGCATGACAAAGTACCTCGCCCAGTTGGCTttgtgcctcctcctcctccctgccctgggaagaTTCGCCATTTCGATATCTAG